From the genome of Kosmotoga arenicorallina S304, one region includes:
- the rpoD gene encoding RNA polymerase sigma factor RpoD — protein MAGETKKGASKSPKKAGEKVELTKDEIQKRIKELLKKGKKQSYITYEDIDNAFPPDYEGFDSSLVEVIYEEFEKNKIAILEKPPDAEESPEDLEESEDFSSLLEQEEPEMYDNISLKDPIKMYLKEIGKIPLLTPSKERELARRAQKGDPKAREELITANLRLVVSIAKRYIGRGLTFLDLIQEGNIGLIKAVEKFDWKKGYKFSTYATWWIRQAITRAIADQARTIRVPVHMVETINKVNKVIREHLQEHGEYPSVEELGKLTGKPPEKIEEILAASKETVSLESPISGDEESTMGDFVHDESIEKPQEAAMKMLLREHIDQVLDTLSPREAMVLKMRYGLLDGKTKTLEEVGQFFNVTRERIRQIEVKALRKLRHPSRSKQLKALVGMLTSSKSEK, from the coding sequence ATGGCAGGTGAAACAAAGAAAGGCGCTTCAAAATCACCTAAAAAAGCTGGTGAAAAAGTAGAATTGACGAAAGACGAAATTCAAAAGCGCATAAAGGAATTGCTGAAGAAGGGAAAAAAGCAGAGTTACATCACATATGAAGATATAGACAATGCTTTTCCACCCGATTATGAAGGTTTCGATTCCTCACTGGTAGAAGTTATTTATGAAGAATTCGAGAAGAATAAAATAGCTATTCTCGAGAAACCGCCAGATGCTGAAGAAAGCCCGGAAGACCTTGAAGAAAGTGAAGACTTTTCGTCGCTTCTTGAACAGGAAGAGCCAGAAATGTATGACAACATTTCTCTAAAGGACCCCATAAAAATGTACCTGAAAGAGATCGGGAAAATACCTCTTCTCACCCCGAGCAAAGAAAGAGAATTGGCGCGTAGAGCCCAGAAAGGCGATCCGAAGGCCCGGGAAGAGCTCATTACCGCCAACCTCAGACTGGTGGTTTCAATCGCAAAACGCTATATAGGAAGAGGATTAACGTTTCTTGATCTTATTCAGGAAGGAAATATCGGCTTGATAAAAGCGGTCGAGAAATTTGACTGGAAAAAGGGGTATAAATTCAGCACCTATGCAACCTGGTGGATCAGGCAGGCAATAACAAGGGCCATCGCAGATCAGGCAAGGACCATAAGGGTTCCAGTACATATGGTTGAAACCATAAACAAAGTAAATAAGGTGATTAGGGAGCACCTTCAGGAACATGGTGAATATCCCAGTGTAGAGGAATTGGGGAAGCTTACCGGCAAGCCGCCTGAAAAGATAGAAGAAATCCTGGCAGCATCTAAAGAGACAGTTTCTCTCGAATCGCCTATAAGCGGTGACGAAGAATCCACAATGGGAGACTTTGTGCACGACGAATCCATCGAAAAACCCCAGGAAGCAGCTATGAAGATGCTTCTCAGGGAGCATATTGATCAGGTGCTTGATACCCTTAGTCCAAGAGAAGCCATGGTACTGAAAATGAGGTATGGCCTTTTAGATGGTAAGACCAAAACATTAGAAGAAGTTGGACAGTTCTTCAACGTTACAAGAGAAAGAATAAGACAGATAGAAGTTAAAGCTTTGCGTAAATTGAGACATCCATCAAGGAGCAAACAGCTCAAAGCGCTTGTTGGAATGCTAACTAGCTCAAAATCTGAAAAATAG
- a CDS encoding ATP-binding cassette domain-containing protein, whose translation MNKAALYLENFSLIVDSEKKLDSITITINHGEVTLIYGPRNSGKSLLLRSFIHLNEELFDNVEGTGTITFNGTPLQELPKKELRQKISYIDTSFLYTIDNFSVIEFFRFLKGKNFSFEEFSDKELDLLQLLELQSILQTNPKTSLKQFPSSLKLSLLIYSTFIRDPEVVIIDNVLDHLDDQSCTLVKNLLLDSKGERALIISSRFFHRFMDIADLLIYLKNGKILYADEPEKFVLMSR comes from the coding sequence GTGAATAAGGCTGCCCTTTATTTAGAAAACTTCTCCCTTATTGTTGACAGCGAGAAAAAACTCGATAGTATCACCATTACCATAAATCATGGAGAAGTTACGCTTATATATGGTCCAAGAAATTCAGGCAAATCCCTGCTGTTAAGATCCTTTATTCACTTGAATGAGGAACTTTTTGATAACGTTGAAGGTACCGGGACGATAACATTTAATGGAACGCCCCTTCAGGAATTGCCAAAAAAGGAGCTCAGGCAGAAGATATCTTATATTGACACATCCTTTTTGTACACCATTGATAATTTCAGCGTTATAGAGTTTTTCAGGTTTTTGAAAGGGAAAAATTTCAGTTTTGAGGAATTTAGTGATAAAGAGCTGGATTTGCTACAGCTTTTAGAACTTCAAAGCATCCTCCAAACAAATCCAAAGACTTCACTTAAGCAATTTCCATCTTCGCTAAAACTATCGCTGCTTATTTACTCAACATTTATCAGGGATCCTGAGGTCGTCATTATTGACAATGTTCTGGATCATCTGGACGATCAATCCTGCACATTGGTAAAAAATCTTCTTCTCGATTCAAAGGGTGAGCGAGCTCTCATAATTTCTTCGCGTTTTTTTCACAGATTTATGGACATCGCTGATTTGTTGATATACCTAAAAAATGGTAAAATTTTATATGCCGACGAACCAGAAAAATTTGTTCTGATGAGTCGCTAA
- a CDS encoding 1-phosphofructokinase family hexose kinase produces the protein MCPLEVLTVALNPALDREVVVNNFQINELHRINNQKYSVMEPGGKGINVSLILSGLGIHSIAMGFLGGFIGSIVEQKLRMLSDIVTTNFVFVDEETRENLAIIDPSNDTITEINSLGPTIDEKSMKQFMRRYEISLKRTECTVLSGSVPPGVSKDYYLELIRKAKNSEKLVICESIGEYFEQAVKEGLITVVKPDLRSKNEFLGETLKTLEDYVRAAEETVKMGSKMAILSYEIEGDVVATSDGVWLLKAKEHIERSHLLGTGDSFVAGVVYKLLRGKKDLLEAAKWGMAAAIAETKFIGKEFISTDDVEICSDAFEVSRLR, from the coding sequence GTGTGCCCTTTGGAGGTACTGACGGTCGCATTAAATCCTGCGTTAGACCGGGAAGTTGTTGTTAACAATTTCCAGATTAATGAATTGCACAGAATAAATAATCAAAAATACTCTGTCATGGAACCCGGCGGTAAAGGGATTAATGTTTCTTTAATCCTCTCCGGGCTTGGGATTCACAGTATTGCCATGGGCTTTTTGGGCGGCTTTATCGGTTCCATTGTCGAACAGAAATTGAGAATGTTGAGCGATATCGTCACAACGAATTTTGTCTTTGTTGACGAGGAAACGCGTGAAAATTTAGCGATAATCGATCCTTCTAATGACACGATTACCGAAATCAATTCCCTCGGGCCAACTATTGATGAGAAATCGATGAAACAGTTCATGAGAAGATATGAGATCTCCCTGAAACGTACTGAGTGCACTGTGTTATCGGGCAGCGTTCCGCCAGGAGTTTCGAAGGATTATTATCTTGAACTCATAAGGAAAGCAAAAAACTCTGAAAAGCTGGTTATCTGCGAATCTATCGGAGAATACTTTGAACAGGCAGTAAAAGAAGGTTTGATTACTGTCGTAAAGCCTGACCTGAGAAGTAAGAATGAATTTCTGGGGGAAACTTTGAAAACCCTTGAAGATTATGTAAGAGCCGCCGAAGAAACAGTCAAGATGGGAAGCAAAATGGCAATTCTCTCTTATGAAATTGAGGGCGATGTTGTTGCTACCTCAGATGGGGTCTGGCTATTGAAAGCAAAAGAGCACATCGAGAGATCACATCTTCTCGGAACAGGCGACAGCTTTGTGGCTGGTGTAGTGTATAAGCTGTTAAGGGGCAAAAAGGATCTACTTGAAGCTGCAAAATGGGGCATGGCCGCTGCCATAGCTGAAACAAAGTTCATTGGAAAAGAGTTTATTTCAACAGATGATGTTGAAATATGCTCAGATGCTTTTGAAGTAAGCAGACTGAGGTGA
- a CDS encoding CBS domain-containing protein — protein MKVETAMIKDVSAIFEDETVEEFIISCIRKNRSGFPVVDEHFRVVGFISESDIINNALPSYFSLLQSASFIPDTHQFVRKIGEIKDEPVSKFMVTPPIVIHPEDTAIHAADLLIKKRLKAIPVVDSEHRLIGIFTRINLIHVALEGKINNQ, from the coding sequence ATGAAAGTTGAAACTGCAATGATAAAGGATGTATCAGCTATTTTTGAAGACGAAACTGTTGAAGAATTCATCATTTCATGCATAAGAAAAAATAGATCGGGTTTCCCCGTGGTCGATGAGCATTTCAGAGTGGTCGGCTTTATAAGCGAAAGTGATATAATTAACAACGCTCTCCCAAGCTATTTTTCTTTGTTACAGAGTGCATCATTTATACCCGATACTCATCAATTTGTGAGGAAAATCGGCGAAATAAAAGATGAGCCAGTTTCAAAATTTATGGTCACGCCACCAATAGTAATTCATCCTGAGGACACAGCTATACATGCCGCTGACTTACTCATCAAAAAAAGACTTAAAGCCATACCGGTAGTAGATAGTGAACATAGACTTATAGGCATCTTTACCAGAATAAATCTTATTCATGTCGCATTAGAAGGAAAGATCAACAACCAATGA
- the mtaB gene encoding tRNA (N(6)-L-threonylcarbamoyladenosine(37)-C(2))-methylthiotransferase MtaB: protein MKKVSFFTFGCKLNQYESQGMAEKLHDEYKIAFDDDNADIYIINSCTVTAEAERKLRQLYRRLKKKSPKSNFVIVGCYSEVNPEELKELGFDLVLGVKQKVNIRAELSKLLDGEARDKAAEILGQTYFSVSSSPEGRTRAYIGIEDGCLNHCAYCRIRLARGTRIDSKPVELIVNEFTDLLRAGFKEIVLTGINIGFYGFGSSTKLVELLKRLLAFEGNWRIRLSSLDPRLIDQELIQLITENPEKIAQHVHLSLQSGSDRVLKLMKRNYTKNKYRSIVNDFRRNNPRFSFTTDIIVGFPGETREDFLETLDFVRELEFLKIHVFRFSPRPGTEAAKMVDQVPGNIKKERALILKEIAERSSLSYLKKQLGRESLVLIERSDGKYSFGYDEYFIQHKVPGSLPKEFIRVRTSEIFESGAFSSAEFHCKSMVT, encoded by the coding sequence ATGAAAAAAGTATCATTCTTCACTTTTGGGTGCAAGCTGAATCAATATGAATCCCAGGGTATGGCTGAAAAGCTTCACGATGAATATAAAATAGCCTTTGACGATGATAACGCTGACATATACATCATAAATTCCTGTACTGTTACAGCCGAGGCAGAAAGGAAACTCAGGCAGCTTTATCGCAGACTCAAAAAGAAATCTCCCAAAAGCAACTTTGTCATAGTAGGCTGTTATTCAGAGGTCAACCCGGAAGAATTGAAAGAACTTGGTTTTGACCTTGTCTTAGGCGTAAAGCAAAAGGTAAACATAAGAGCTGAGCTTTCGAAGTTATTAGATGGCGAAGCCAGAGATAAAGCAGCAGAAATATTGGGACAAACATATTTCAGCGTAAGTTCCAGCCCTGAAGGAAGAACAAGAGCTTATATAGGGATTGAGGATGGCTGCTTGAATCACTGCGCCTATTGCCGTATAAGGCTTGCCCGGGGAACACGAATCGATAGTAAGCCTGTGGAGCTGATTGTAAATGAATTCACAGATCTCCTGAGAGCTGGTTTTAAAGAAATAGTGTTAACGGGCATTAATATCGGCTTCTACGGCTTTGGAAGTTCCACAAAGCTGGTAGAATTGTTAAAAAGGTTGCTTGCATTTGAGGGCAATTGGCGCATCAGGCTCAGTTCCCTTGACCCCAGATTGATTGACCAGGAACTTATCCAGTTGATAACAGAAAATCCGGAGAAAATTGCCCAGCACGTTCATTTATCACTTCAGAGCGGTTCTGATAGAGTGCTGAAATTGATGAAACGAAATTATACCAAAAATAAATATAGATCCATAGTAAACGATTTCCGGCGGAATAACCCACGGTTTTCTTTCACCACAGATATCATTGTGGGATTTCCCGGTGAAACTAGAGAAGATTTTTTGGAAACTCTGGATTTTGTAAGAGAACTGGAGTTTTTGAAGATACATGTTTTTAGGTTTTCTCCCAGACCCGGAACAGAAGCGGCAAAGATGGTTGATCAGGTTCCCGGAAACATTAAGAAAGAACGCGCTTTGATCTTAAAAGAGATAGCCGAAAGAAGCTCATTAAGTTATCTCAAGAAACAACTTGGCCGCGAAAGTTTAGTTCTTATTGAAAGAAGTGATGGAAAATACAGCTTTGGTTATGATGAATATTTCATACAGCACAAGGTACCCGGCTCTTTACCAAAGGAGTTCATTAGAGTAAGGACATCAGAAATCTTTGAATCGGGGGCATTTTCCAGTGCAGAATTTCATTGTAAATCAATGGTTACCTGA
- a CDS encoding aminotransferase class IV, which translates to MQNFIVNQWLPDEDSSINIKSDWFVKGLFLYEVVRTYNRLPFALKKHYDRLLRCAEYMGVEKALPGFDRLASLVMEGIEMNRTNSELRIRIVLAGQNLLLLYEELPVISKDIYELGVKVGISPFQRPSENIIPGKLKLIGAPWSFLSKTRLGECYDLLLLNEKGELCEGSFTNVFLVKEETLITPYEASGILPGITRENVLNLASALEMKVEIRKVMAWEAFVADEIFLTHTSAGIVPVRRLESKVLIEEFPDGYTRILMDNFEGYVMTREDNWKGIKL; encoded by the coding sequence GTGCAGAATTTCATTGTAAATCAATGGTTACCTGACGAGGATTCTTCTATCAATATTAAGTCCGACTGGTTCGTAAAAGGTCTTTTCCTTTACGAGGTTGTCAGGACCTACAATAGGCTCCCCTTTGCTTTGAAAAAGCACTATGACAGGCTTTTGCGTTGTGCTGAATACATGGGAGTTGAAAAAGCCCTTCCAGGCTTTGACAGGCTGGCTTCACTTGTTATGGAAGGAATTGAAATGAACAGGACTAATAGCGAACTTAGGATAAGGATTGTGCTTGCCGGGCAGAATCTTTTGCTCCTCTATGAAGAGCTTCCTGTAATATCAAAGGATATTTATGAACTGGGAGTTAAAGTGGGAATATCTCCCTTTCAAAGACCGTCAGAAAACATAATTCCGGGGAAATTGAAACTAATTGGAGCTCCCTGGAGCTTTCTCTCAAAAACCAGGCTGGGCGAATGTTATGACCTGCTTCTTTTAAATGAAAAGGGCGAGCTCTGCGAAGGTTCCTTTACGAATGTATTCCTGGTAAAAGAAGAAACCTTGATTACCCCGTACGAGGCCTCAGGAATTCTACCGGGAATAACCCGCGAAAATGTACTAAATCTTGCTTCTGCATTGGAAATGAAGGTTGAAATCAGAAAAGTGATGGCCTGGGAAGCTTTTGTCGCTGATGAAATCTTTCTAACGCATACAAGCGCTGGCATTGTTCCCGTAAGGCGATTGGAGAGCAAGGTCTTAATTGAGGAATTTCCAGATGGTTATACAAGAATTCTCATGGATAACTTCGAAGGTTATGTTATGACCCGAGAGGACAACTGGAAGGGGATAAAGCTTTGA
- a CDS encoding DUF721 domain-containing protein: protein MKKNYKPLSDIFDELSRTNPLLRKIRILRLKNEWANIVGPIVSQHSRIVDYSDGTLIVGADDGLWIHELSIKKTAILSRLNKHLGTKLINRIKFISKK from the coding sequence TTGAAGAAAAACTACAAGCCTTTATCAGATATTTTTGATGAGCTTTCGAGAACCAATCCTCTTCTGAGAAAAATAAGGATCCTGAGGCTTAAAAACGAGTGGGCAAATATAGTAGGCCCCATCGTTTCTCAACACTCCAGAATTGTTGATTATTCTGATGGGACGCTTATTGTTGGTGCTGACGATGGCTTATGGATTCATGAGCTTTCAATAAAGAAAACCGCAATATTGAGCAGGTTGAATAAACATCTTGGCACTAAATTAATTAACCGCATAAAATTCATATCAAAGAAATAG